A window from Scyliorhinus canicula unplaced genomic scaffold, sScyCan1.1, whole genome shotgun sequence encodes these proteins:
- the LOC119960374 gene encoding gastrula zinc finger protein XlCGF7.1-like, translating to MEEKSTDHSGGKPFTCSVCGQDFNQSSGLSEHNCSQDREMPWKCGDCEKGFNYPSQLETHRRSHTGERPFTCSQCGKGFAHTSTLLRHQRLHTQERPFTCSQCGLEFNRSSNLALHQRVHTGEKPFICSQCGKRFAHSYTLRTHERVHTLERPFTCSQCGKGFTHSANLLRHQRVHTGERPFTCSQCGKGFTQSSHLLAHRYIHTGERPFTCSLCGKGFSQSSNLLKHQRIHK from the coding sequence ATGGAAGAAAAAAGCACCGATCACAGTGGGGGGAAACCgttcacgtgttctgtgtgtggacaagaTTTCAACCAATCATCTGGCCTTTCGGAACATAATTGCAGTCAGGACAGGGAGatgccgtggaaatgtggggactgtgagaagggattcaattacccatcccagctagaaactcatcgacgcagccacactggggagaggccattcacctgctctcagtgtgggaagggatttgctcacacatccactctgctgagacaccagcgacttcacactcaggagaggccattcacctgctctcagtgtgggttgGAATTCAATCGGTCATCCAACCTAGCATTacaccaacgggttcacactggggagaagccgttcatctgctcccagtgtgggaagagatttgctcACTCGTACACCCTGCGGACACACGAGCGAGTTCACActctggagaggccattcacctgctcccagtgtgggaagggattcactcattcagccaatctgctgagacaccaacgagttcacactggggagagaccgttcacctgctcccagtgtgggaagggattcactcaatcatcccacctacttgcacatcggtatattcacactggggagaggccattcacctgctccctgtgtgggaagggattcagtcagtcatccaacctgctgaaacaccagcgaattcataaGTAA